One region of Metallosphaera sedula DSM 5348 genomic DNA includes:
- a CDS encoding peroxiredoxin, translated as MKLKVGDQAPDFEGVSERGDKVRLSDFRGKYVVLYFYPKDDTPGCRAEALSFKENWDEILKRGAVVLGVSGDSPESHVRFKEKYGLPFTLISDEGDKIRELYGAKGLLIPGRVTFVIDPEGKIRLIYSSQMNPTSHVKEALKVIPPVPTT; from the coding sequence ATGAAATTGAAGGTAGGAGACCAAGCTCCAGATTTTGAGGGAGTAAGCGAGAGAGGAGATAAAGTAAGGCTCTCAGATTTCAGAGGAAAATACGTTGTGCTCTATTTCTATCCAAAGGACGATACACCTGGATGTAGGGCAGAGGCCCTTAGTTTCAAGGAAAACTGGGATGAGATATTAAAGAGGGGGGCCGTGGTCCTGGGGGTTAGCGGAGATTCCCCAGAATCACACGTAAGGTTCAAGGAGAAGTATGGCCTTCCCTTCACCTTGATCAGTGATGAAGGGGATAAAATAAGGGAACTATACGGGGCAAAGGGACTCCTCATTCCAGGTAGGGTTACCTTCGTGATTGATCCTGAGGGAAAGATCAGGTTAATTTATTCGTCACAAATGAATCCAACATCTCACGTGAAGGAAGCTCTGAAGGTTATACCTCCTGTACCTACAACCTGA
- a CDS encoding APC family permease, giving the protein MSKKELAKGSVSYREVVAQGVGGAAPAMASLVTLTGAAAYAYGSFPLAVLLATVAVLLDATRLSITSRYVQSARGIYAFISEGLGKKVGYFVGWAYVLYALTALVFIYLSIGVFLPGALQVLGINTPGWIWAPLVVAVALFGGILSYLGIRPSLKFTLTMSILEIAFILGTSLLIFTKVSPDPATFTLKYAPPPSAFNVGVGMAFVFLAFAGYETTSVLGEEAVDPKNTITKGVFTSALLVGITYLMASEAFTVGWGVNDMSSFFSQLVPGIVLGMRYGGFVLAVILTILLINSGLTDSVTFFNTVSRVVYAMARDGVLDKRLEGIHDNNRTPHVAILFSLAFSLLYTLIFSAAIGPANVFLSVGITTTFGFLIAIFTANISLLFILRRFSALNVWNVLLTVIINAILGFVIFANIVTTAVNSFVLIGVATFAGWMIIGAIYYWLRKVRV; this is encoded by the coding sequence ATGAGCAAGAAAGAACTTGCAAAGGGATCTGTTTCATATAGAGAAGTAGTGGCTCAAGGAGTGGGTGGAGCGGCCCCGGCAATGGCCAGCCTAGTGACGCTAACAGGGGCTGCAGCCTACGCCTATGGTTCTTTCCCGCTAGCTGTACTTTTAGCAACGGTAGCGGTACTCCTTGATGCTACTAGGTTATCCATTACAAGTAGATACGTTCAAAGTGCTAGAGGGATTTACGCATTCATCTCAGAAGGTTTGGGAAAGAAAGTTGGTTATTTTGTGGGTTGGGCTTACGTTCTCTACGCTCTTACGGCTCTAGTTTTTATCTACCTCTCCATAGGAGTATTTCTGCCAGGTGCATTGCAGGTACTTGGGATTAATACTCCGGGATGGATATGGGCTCCCCTAGTCGTGGCCGTCGCGCTATTTGGAGGAATCCTCTCCTACCTTGGAATAAGACCATCCCTCAAATTTACGCTCACCATGAGCATCCTTGAAATAGCGTTCATTCTGGGAACTTCCCTCTTAATCTTCACTAAGGTGTCGCCAGATCCTGCCACCTTTACTCTCAAGTACGCCCCACCGCCATCCGCATTCAACGTCGGAGTAGGCATGGCTTTCGTGTTCCTGGCCTTCGCGGGATATGAGACTACCTCAGTCCTAGGAGAGGAGGCTGTGGACCCTAAGAACACCATAACTAAGGGTGTCTTCACCAGTGCCTTGCTCGTGGGGATTACCTACCTTATGGCCAGCGAAGCCTTCACTGTGGGTTGGGGGGTCAACGACATGTCATCCTTCTTTAGCCAACTTGTTCCAGGCATCGTCCTGGGAATGAGATATGGAGGTTTCGTCCTGGCAGTTATCCTAACGATTCTGCTCATAAACAGCGGACTAACAGACTCTGTAACTTTCTTCAACACAGTATCCAGGGTGGTCTACGCCATGGCTAGGGACGGCGTCCTAGATAAGAGATTGGAGGGAATACATGATAACAACAGAACTCCCCACGTAGCCATCCTCTTCTCCCTTGCCTTCTCTCTTCTATACACTCTCATCTTCTCAGCAGCGATAGGGCCAGCTAACGTTTTCTTATCAGTTGGTATCACCACAACGTTCGGTTTCCTGATTGCCATATTTACTGCAAACATTAGTCTATTATTCATCTTAAGAAGGTTTAGCGCACTTAACGTGTGGAACGTTCTTCTCACGGTGATCATAAATGCGATTCTAGGATTCGTAATATTTGCCAACATAGTTACAACTGCAGTCAATTCCTTCGTTCTCATTGGAGTTGCTACATTCGCCGGCTGGATGATAATCGGGGCAATTTATTATTGGTTGAGAAAAGTAAGAGTATAA
- a CDS encoding AbrB/MazE/SpoVT family DNA-binding domain-containing protein, with product MTLRVEVGKKGYMIIPKNVRDLLGINEGDFLELRVENGKIVLEKERKVDLEEVERKFEEHERRIAYARRASLGDLKGVVLEEEFDD from the coding sequence TTGACTCTTAGGGTAGAGGTAGGAAAGAAGGGTTACATGATAATCCCCAAGAACGTCAGAGACCTGCTCGGCATCAATGAGGGCGACTTCCTGGAACTCAGGGTAGAGAATGGCAAGATAGTCCTGGAAAAGGAAAGGAAAGTTGATCTGGAGGAGGTGGAGAGGAAGTTTGAGGAACACGAGAGAAGGATCGCGTATGCAAGAAGGGCCAGCCTTGGAGATTTAAAGGGCGTCGTGTTGGAGGAGGAGTTTGACGATTGA
- a CDS encoding cyclase family protein translates to MSPKKIYDLSVTLQPYMPIWPTNPMVEIKPVGIMSRDGYNVETISFATHTGTHIDAPYHFDEYGVTVDKIDLHVLVNKGYCISPKTKGKEITAEALKEVWKPEYDGKTILIRTGWDKKRAFTKEFLYDFPGLSLDGAEFIISHGVKLVGIDTLGIEPYDHTDFRVHKKLLSSGIVVIEDLANLDQLEPGKEYLIVALPIKVGRGSGAMARVIAMEE, encoded by the coding sequence ATGAGTCCCAAGAAAATTTATGACCTGTCCGTAACCCTCCAGCCTTACATGCCCATCTGGCCCACCAATCCAATGGTGGAGATAAAACCTGTGGGCATAATGAGCAGAGACGGATATAACGTCGAGACCATATCCTTTGCCACTCACACTGGAACTCACATAGACGCTCCCTATCACTTCGACGAGTATGGAGTTACTGTAGACAAGATTGACCTCCACGTACTAGTGAACAAGGGATACTGTATTTCACCCAAGACCAAGGGAAAGGAGATCACGGCAGAGGCACTGAAGGAAGTGTGGAAGCCTGAGTATGACGGGAAGACCATCCTAATCAGGACAGGATGGGATAAAAAGAGGGCCTTTACAAAGGAATTCCTCTACGATTTTCCTGGACTCTCCCTAGATGGGGCGGAGTTTATCATTTCCCATGGCGTCAAACTTGTGGGCATAGATACCCTGGGCATTGAGCCCTATGATCACACCGATTTCAGGGTTCATAAGAAGCTACTCAGTAGTGGCATCGTGGTAATAGAGGACCTAGCCAATCTAGATCAGCTAGAACCTGGGAAGGAATACCTTATCGTCGCGCTCCCAATCAAGGTAGGAAGGGGAAGCGGGGCGATGGCCAGGGTAATAGCAATGGAGGAGTAA
- a CDS encoding OsmC family protein: protein MRINNIDQDALQTLRERGSREGSIPMERHIEGEFRLEGSPMFVAEMKTETTKVIVTADEPKILGGQGVHGTPLSYVLFGVMACFASTLALEASQAGIVMERLNVRGHIYYDLAPVVTDKEGPIIKKLVLEVISDKDLSKVLERAERKCPALFLVKNPIPVEVRQTGGTR, encoded by the coding sequence ATGAGAATCAACAACATAGACCAAGATGCGCTTCAGACCTTGAGGGAAAGGGGATCCAGGGAAGGATCAATTCCCATGGAGAGGCATATAGAGGGAGAGTTTAGACTAGAAGGCTCCCCTATGTTTGTTGCCGAAATGAAGACCGAAACCACAAAGGTAATAGTAACGGCTGACGAACCCAAGATCCTTGGCGGACAGGGAGTTCACGGAACACCCTTAAGCTACGTTCTATTCGGAGTCATGGCGTGCTTCGCCTCAACTCTCGCCTTAGAAGCCTCACAGGCTGGAATAGTTATGGAGAGGCTCAACGTGAGGGGACACATATACTATGATCTCGCTCCTGTGGTCACGGATAAGGAGGGCCCCATAATAAAGAAACTGGTCCTTGAGGTGATCAGCGATAAGGATCTTTCAAAGGTTTTAGAGAGGGCTGAGAGAAAATGCCCTGCTCTCTTCCTAGTGAAGAATCCGATCCCAGTGGAGGTTAGGCAAACAGGGGGCACTCGATAA
- a CDS encoding type 1 glutamine amidotransferase, giving the protein MMFLVIQNYPIEGLGTLKQVLDSKGIRTLTVSAEDLTGKEEFEGLIVLGGPMGVYEMEKYPHLRREVDLIQKAIAEDKRVLGICLGAQLLSYALGGKVVKGAFGPELGIGKVKFMGKLANLGEVEVFQWHGDTFSLPEGSELLAYSEKYFQAFSFSHALGLQFHVEVDGKMVEEWIREYGGNQDWVKEVEIRQNSLLRIASYLVEWWLR; this is encoded by the coding sequence ATCATGTTTCTTGTGATTCAAAATTACCCTATCGAGGGATTGGGTACGCTGAAGCAAGTACTAGATTCCAAGGGAATACGTACCCTGACGGTAAGCGCTGAGGACCTAACGGGAAAGGAGGAATTCGAAGGGCTCATCGTCCTCGGAGGACCCATGGGCGTGTACGAGATGGAGAAATATCCACATCTCAGGAGGGAGGTTGATCTAATCCAAAAAGCAATAGCAGAGGATAAGAGGGTCCTAGGAATCTGCTTAGGGGCGCAACTCCTCTCCTATGCGCTTGGGGGTAAGGTTGTGAAGGGAGCCTTCGGTCCAGAACTGGGTATAGGTAAGGTCAAGTTCATGGGGAAACTTGCAAACCTAGGCGAGGTTGAGGTATTTCAGTGGCACGGTGATACGTTCTCTCTCCCCGAAGGATCTGAGCTTCTAGCCTACAGTGAGAAGTATTTTCAAGCATTCTCATTCAGTCATGCCCTTGGTCTTCAATTTCATGTGGAGGTGGACGGAAAAATGGTAGAGGAATGGATCAGGGAATACGGTGGCAATCAGGATTGGGTGAAGGAGGTCGAGATAAGGCAAAACAGTCTCCTAAGAATCGCGAGTTACCTGGTGGAGTGGTGGCTTAGATGA